The Phaseolus vulgaris cultivar G19833 chromosome 10, P. vulgaris v2.0, whole genome shotgun sequence DNA window taatattaacatgctaatcaaaatacatgagagtgataaagatgaaacttaatccctatttttccaattgaagaaattactctttgatttgttttcttgttaattttTGTCATTATAACAATTTTCAAACcaactttttattgttctgttttatatttagcgaatattgtacttgataattcaattattttttgtggGATCGAGATTCgttcttagggacaaattattacttttgacaacacAGTTGTCATAAAAAGTAATCAACCTCAATATAATTTTCAACCACCAAATCAATTTGTACATGTACTTTGACCAACAATATCCGATACATCAGATGTATATTTAGaaaatgaagaggaagaaaatgAGGAAACTGAGTTGCAAACACATCAACAAAGGCCTGCAGCCTACAAAAGAGCATGGCTTGTTGATATCATTCGTAAGCCACTATATATCAAGTTCAAAAATGAAATTTGTACAAAGCcactattaattttttaaaagcatACAATATTATATAGTTATATATGCAATATTATCTTTTTGGTTTAGTCATATATCCCTTAAGacaaatgtttttaatatttcacATATGATGAAGGAAAGAGAAACACAAAACAACTAAGAACCAATGATGTTTGGCCTCTACCTCTAAATGAAAGGATTGTTGTGCAATGGAATAATGAGGGCCAACCAATTGCAGATGGTGGAACATTATTGAATAAGTTCTTAGGTAGTATTGCAAGAAACTATAATGCATTTCCTATTATTTATTCTAGGTGGAGGAAGGTTCCTAAAGTTTATAAAGAAGATATACTTAAACACACTATTTAGGTAATCATATCCAAAATTAtactataatttaatttataatttaaatatactataattattgttaattttaattattgattgtTTTGAAGGCTAAATTTCATGTTCGTTCTGATGTTCATATAAATTATGTCCTTAAATAACTTAACACAAAATGGAGAGACCACCGACAAGAATCGTGGGAAGAAAGGAATGATGAAACACGTACAAGAGATGAATTGATTGTTATGGCTCCAAaaggaataaataaatattatttggcttcttttgtgaattatcgtctaaattaaaaaacaaaggtATATTTGAAACATTTTTTAGGCATTTACATTCAGACttattgatttttatatgttgatgattaGGAAAATGCcctaaaaaataaagagaattgGACAAAGCAAATCATTGCTCACACAGGTGGATCTAAGAGATGAAATGGTGACATCTTTACATATGTTCATgtcaaatttatgttttaatctCTCTTACATTGTGTCATGtaatttttcttccttttaatAGGAAAAAGAGTATGGCCACAAGGTTAGTAGAGGAGATGTATGGATAGCTACACATAAACATGCTAATGGAGTATTTGTGAGTGATGAAGCGAGGGAAATTTGTATAAGttcaattataataaattatataattgtcAACCACActtaatgtaattttaattaGTTTCTTCTTGTGTTGTTTCTAGGAAAAAATTCAAGCATATGAATTAACCTCATCACCATTCATATCAAATACTGATTCCTTAGCTTATGTTTTCTGAAGCCGAAAACATTGTGGACGTGTTAGGTTTGCGTCCTTGCCCATCTAAAGTGTTTGGCTGCAATGCTCATTCGTATATATAGTGGAACATCTTCAAGTTTGCCTTCCTATACACATTTACAAAATTAGGTTTATAAgtttttacttttactttatcatatattttttacttgtttaattgtgtatccatatattttttatgcttaaaatttatatttagaacttacttattttaattcttattaaaTATGTTAATGAAATGAAGTTTGTGTTCTAAACTAGGTTTCTTCATTAACATCTCAAGTTAATGAAATGAAGGCAATAATGACTTTTTTTGGTGCAAAACTATCAAGGAGAATTGCCTCGTGATTTTGCTATGTTTCATGCATTACCGACAATATTTAAATCTTGATtaaatcaatatatattttgtattataattGAAATGCTactaattatgaatatttttttatatattaggcATCTGATCAAGGAAGTGTTCCTAATGATGAAACAAATGATCAAGATTAAGAACCATTCTAGTGTTTTAACATTGCAAGTActatagtttatttttaaaataacttttgttGCCCATTTTGTTACTATGACAAAGAATGATTGGAAGCCATATAATGAtaggtaaaaaaaattgttctctAGATCTCTAAGGTAGGAATTGATTTCAAATATACTATAGTTTGTTTGACTATTATTATTCTATTTGTTGTCAGAGTTTGTTATGTGTTTTATAACCTCTATATATACATCTATCTTTTGAATTGTGATACATCTAAATTTTGACTCCTTTGTTTAGCAATTGAAATGCTTAATTTTTGTCTACTACAATATTTCCATGATGATGATGCTCCTCAATAATCCAGGACTAGCAAAAAATAGGATCAAACTCAGGGTTTGGTAGAGTTACTAATTCAAATGACATGGAATATCAAATATCAATAGGATAGGAAACATTAATTAAGTTCatgttacaaaaaaaatatattagaaaatCTCAGTTTGATGTATAACAATTCTATTAGAACATACActtaaacaaattttacaaatgACGTAACTAGTTCAAAACAACTTGACTTATTATGCTAAAGAGAAATTGTGATATTTCAAATTTGAAGTCAATTCCATCAACCATTGAATGGTAGAATACTTTGAATGAATCCATGATCAttctaaagaaaataataaattattggcTTGAATATACATTGTCACAATACATTTGTGTAATGTCGCGATAAAAGGCAactaaattctttaaaaaaaaaaaatctatttgtGAATTTcaataatgtattttaaaatctaGACAATTCATTTGCTTCACTTGAATTCCTTAGTGTTGTAAAATGTGTTTGTTTGAATAGTGAAATAAAATTCCCTCAATTCACAAACTCCCTATTTGAATAAAGTAATTGATCTCCTTAAAAAACCACgataattttgatatattatttagctttatatttatatatatatatatatatatatatatatatcatgtcATATAATATATGTAGTCTACTAATAACAATACAAAACTGTCAAAAAAAATTGATCTCCAGGGATTATTCAAAATCGTTGGTAATTCATTAACTACGTTGCATCTTCTAGGAAAAAAAACGCGAATAACACACTTAGCGAgagttaaaacaaaaaaaaaaacattaaaaataacttCATGATATAAGCGAGTTTTTCTCACTCATCAACAAAATACATATTGAATATTCACTTGAGATAGTGGTATTAATAACATGTTGATCCAAATACCTTAAACATctttaaaaattaacttttagtATTGTCGAAATTGATTTTATATCTAACGAATTAAtttgttgttatttaattagatattttatcatattccaaagattataaatataattttattttttaggaaATATTtactcaatattttttttaatttatttaattatttaaatatttttaagttcTTAAATATAATCATTAAGCGTTGAAGAATAACTCACCACTCAACATTTATTATCAAAGTTCAACGAGCATTCAACAAAGAGATCATTCTCTTCAACTCGATATCCACCGAGTTCATCTCgaataacaatatatataataaggaAAATTTACTTTGTGCGTAAATCTAGACAAAAATAGTATTTTGTAGATTCAGAAAGTAAACTTCTCATAATAATTATGCAGGCTAGCTATCTAAATTCTTAGATATCCTAATATATAAGAAGCAGCATCATCAACATTTCTCACAAAATCACCCACAAGCATTCTTATTGACATATATGACTACTAACTTTAAGACCAATTTCGATATCAATTTTCtaattgtttatataaataagttttaaatcaTTTCATGTAccaaaaagttttaaaatgtaaaatgttctGAAATAAGAACCCATGCTTCAATCttggtattttaaaaatataacttttttttagttGAACTCGTGTCTTGAAAACGACttaaatgtattttcaaattttcttaaaatttacaCAAATCAGTAAAAATTACTATTTCAACATATGTATGCCCAACACGGTGAGTGGCTGTTAAACTTTTAGTGTTGACTTGCATGCCTCAAACTATCTTAAAAGTAATCAAAATTCTGGCATGATTGGCATTTACCCACCAAAAGCTTCTACCAAATTGACATTATATAACTAATTGACATTGAtatgtattaatttttaaaatcttacAGCTACTCATGGAATAAAAAAAggtagaaagaagaagaaagattaTTTATAATCTCTGGTTGATTGAACTGATATATTGACTTGAACCAAAGTTTCTTGTACCTATTATAACTTCCGAATGATCATcttaatttacatatataaaGTCGCAAGTAGTTCTCAATTGCCATTTTATAGAACAAAAAGTGTGAAAAATATGcccttttctttttataaacaAAGACTTGGTCAAAGAAAAACATGACTTTGGCTTCAAATTCAATAAAAGCCTATGAATATGACTCTGCAGATAGATCTATGCATCAAATTGCGATAACATAAATGAAAGAACgaacaaagtcaagcttttgcaaaaaacaaataattttgaaaaacaaaactgTGCATACACATGCATTAAACTAAGcatatattattatcatttcaTAAAAACCATGTCTCTTTCTAATCTTCCTTAGCCATCATCCCAGTAATAAAAACACTAGCTGAATCCGTCATACATACGCCACGATTTTTCAAGAAACCCAGTTAAGAATTTGATCTTCATCATCAGTTTAGAAACTCATTTTAGAATACAAGAATCAGGTTTTGATATCTGAAAAACGTGTTACTTACTATTTATGATACACAACATGTTTAGAAGCACGTTTCGAACAGAAGAAATCTCAGGTTTAGACATCTGAAAATCAAACATGTTAATATTTAAGGAGTCTACAtagtttatttaattatgttCTTATTATCTCTAAGTTATATATGAACAAAATGGATGGATCACTCTCTGAAGAGGTGTTCTTCTCCTGATTGCTGATCTATGTGTTTGATCCAACGGCAAGGACTCTTTGATGCGGTTGtttgtggtggtggtggtgcaccACTTCTACAACCTCCTATGTATGCAATATCCAAACCCTTCCCAACAGGGAGAAACACTGACCTAACCACTCGCACACCCCTTTGGAGCACCACGCTCCATCTGAACCCGCCACGCAAATTTCTCTGCAATGCGTTCTTGCATGCTAAAACTGCTCCTTTAGGACTAACTTCGGCCACCCTTAGAATCCTAGCGAATTCCCTCCTCTTGCAATCCACCACCAGAAAGTCCAGCCCCGCCAGCCGCGACACCGCCGCCTCCGCCTCCCCCGACACCACCTCCGGCGGCGGAGACACCCCCATCTCCTCCAGGGCCTTTATGTACTGCAGCCTTGACTGTTCATCCGGGACTATGCACACGTGCCTTGCACCCGTGTTGCGAGCTGCAACTGCTA harbors:
- the LOC137819391 gene encoding uncharacterized protein, translated to MKLVWSPETALKAYIDTVKSCEKFKESGVPELLSAMAAGFNTKFIVESWCCGGPIAASVGLAVAARNTGARHVCIVPDEQSRLQYIKALEEMGVSPPPEVVSGEAEAAVSRLAGLDFLVVDCKRREFARILRVAEVSPKGAVLACKNALQRNLRGGFRWSVVLQRGVRVVRSVFLPVGKGLDIAYIGGCRSGAPPPPQTTASKSPCRWIKHIDQQSGEEHLFRE